Proteins from one Ipomoea triloba cultivar NCNSP0323 chromosome 1, ASM357664v1 genomic window:
- the LOC116016111 gene encoding uncharacterized protein LOC116016111: protein MNSISFSASFHPVTSPAHTLIPNTRLQSFNCCISPYSLKIRKCPSLSLQLPVARHNFRTCTRATTPSNEGTVSVVSFEDVMEKDWSFLDANNGHSDEEHEEKIKKIITAGGISENSKVLISISSEEFVDRVVDSSPCKQILVVHDSLFVLACIKEAYDTVKCWQGELIYVPEKWAPFDVVFLYFLPAMPFELSQVLEALGKRCMPGARIVISHPQGRKVLEEQRKQYPDVVVSNLPDMTTLQNVAVENSFEIMSFVDEMGLYLAVLKFKG from the exons ATGAATTCAATATCCTTTTCCGCATCTTTCCATCCTGTCACATCACCTGCTCATACACTCATACCAAATACCCGCTTACAATCATTTAATTGTTGTATTAGCCCTTACTCCCTTAAAATTCGTAAATGTCCCTCTCTCTCCCTTCAACTTCCAGTTGCTCGTCACAATTTTCGAACCTGTACTAGGGCTACAACTCCATCAAATGAGGGAACAGTTTCTGTAGTTAGCTTTGAGGATGTTATGGAGAAAGACTGGTCATTTCTTGATGCTAATAATGGACATTCGGATGAGGAGCATGAAGAAAagattaagaaaattataactGCTGGAGGGATTTCAGAGaattcaaaagttttaatttcaaTCAGTTCTGAAGAATTTGTGGATAGAGTGGTCGATTCATCGCCTTGCAAACAAATTCTTGTAGTTCATGACTCTCTCTTTGTGCTAGCATGCATCAAAGAGGCGTATGACACGGTTAAATGTTGGCAAGGGGAACTAATATATGTACCGGAGAAGTGGGCACCTTTCGATGTAGTGTTTCTCTACTTCCTTCCTGCCATGCCCTTTGAGCTTAGTCAAGTTCTAGAAGCACTCGGGAAGCGATGTATGCCAG GTGCGAGAATTGTGATCAGTCATCCCCAAGGCAGGAAAGTGCTTGAAGAACAGCGAAAGCAATACCCCGATGTAGTAGTGTCAAACTTGCCAGATATGACAACATTGCAGAACGTCGCTGTTGAGAATTCATTTGAAATTATGAGCTTTGTTGATGAGATGGGTTTGTACCTTGCCGTTTTGAAATTCAAGGGATGA